The genomic DNA aaaataaaatagttgtCTGGTTGAGTTGGCGCCCAGTGGGCGTAGGTTATCGGTTTATGTTCTCCTTTCGACATCCAGAAAAAAGAGCCTTCAGTCAGCAGATCATTTCCACCGATAAAGTAGTCATTAcctaagagaaaaaacaaacaaacgaaaaactaatatatatttcccCCACCCTCCAAACGTAGAATCCCCATACGAAAGAAGGGACAggcacaaagaaaacaaaaacaaaaacaaaaacaacaacataaaaacaacaacaacaactactactactactacttgttgttgttgttgttgtagtaatagtagtagtagtcgtagtggtagtagtagtagtagtagtagtagtagagtagtagtcgtagtagtagtggtagtagtagtagtagtagtaatagtagtagtagtaatagtagtagtagtagtagtagtagtaatagtagtcgtagtaCTAGTagccgtagtagtagtagtagtcgtagtagtagtagtagtagtagtcgtagtagtagtatagtcgttgtagtagtagtagtagtagtattagtagtagtagtaataatagtagtagtagtaatagtagtaatgtagtagtactagtactagtagtagtagtagtagtagtaataataatagtagacGTAGTgctagtagtcgtagtagtagtagtcgtagtagtagtagtagtagtagtagtcgtagtagtagtagtagtagtagtatagtcgtagtagtagtagtagtagtagtagtagtagtagtagtagtcgttttggtgatagtagtagtagtagtagtagtagtagtaatagtagtagtagtaatagtagtagtagtagtaaagtagtagtagtagtagtagtagtaatagtagacgTAGTgctagtagtcgtagtagtagtagtcgtagtagtagtagtagtagtagtagtcgtagtagtagtagtagtatagtcgtagtagtagtagtagtagtagtagtaacagtagtagtagtatagtagtaatagtagtagtactagtaatagtagtagtagtagtagtagtagtagtagtagtagtcgtttttggtgatagtagtagtagtagtagtaatagtagtagtagtaatagtagtagtagtagtagtagtaaagtagtagtagtagtagtagtagtagtaatagtagtactcATAGTACTGGTAgtcgtagtagtcgtagtagtcgtagtagtagtagtagtagtagtagtagtagtagtagtagtagtagtagtagtagtagtggtagtagtagtaatagtagtagtagtagtaatagtagtcgtagtactagcagtcgtagtagtagtagtcgtagtagtagtagtagtagtagtaatagtagtagtagtagtttttatcaatagtagtagtagtagtagtagtagtagtaatagtagtcgtagtactagcagtcgtagtagtagtagtagtagtagtagtagtagtagtagtagtaatagtagtagtagtagtttttatcaatagtagtagtagtagttgtagtagcagtagtagtattggtggtggttgtagtagtagtagtagtagtatagtatagtagtagtagtggtagtattaatagtagtactagtagttctagtagtatcagtagtaatagtagtagtagaaatagtagtagtagtcgtagtaatagtagtcgtagtgatagtagtagtagtagtagtactagtaatagtagtagtagtggtagtagtagtggtagtggcagtagtagtagtagcagtattaatagtagtagcagtggtagtagtagtagtagtagtagtagtagtagtagtagtagtagtagtagtaatagtagtggtagtagtagaagtagtagaagtagtaatagtagtagtggtaatagtagtggtagtagtagtaatagtggtagtggtagtagtagttgttgtagtagtattagtaataatagtagtagtagtagtcgtagtaatagtattagtagtagtcgtagtaatagtagtcgtagTGGTAGTCGGTGTCGTATTGATATTCGTAttcgtaatagtagtagtaatagtagtagtagtagtagtagtggtaatagtagtgttagtggtagtggtggtagtattaatagtagtagtggtaatagtagtagtagtcgtagtaatagtagtcgtagtggtagtagtagtagtagtagtagtaataatagtactaTTATGTCGTTCCTTTTTTGACACTACCAGCCAAGCTCAAGATGAGACAAGACGTATCTCTCGACTTACCACCCTACAGAGTTCTTTTTTGAATTTCGCGTCGCGTACATCGGTaattaccaccaccactgctactaccactactactactactactactactactactactactactactactacttctaccaccacccccactactactactactattactaccaccaccactactactactactactactactactactactactactactactgctgctactactactactactgctagtactactgctactactactactactactactactactactactactactactactactactactactactactactactactactactactactactactactacgactgctagtacgactactactactacgactactactactactactactactactactaccactactactactactactactaccactactactactactactactactactactaccactactactactactactactactactactactactactactactactactactactactactagtaccaaTTACAATTACGGACAGCCTCGACCTTTCATTTGTGCATTACGCACGTGCATACTGTGCATAATGGGTGCTACGCCTTTGTATATAACCACAAACCAGTCGTTttaccatgttatttattgatcaaaataaatgaaaactaaaaaaaaattaacaaaaatccACGCACACACTAAGaaagaaacagaaaataaatgtaataaacgtgttattttttttgttttttaatgcaacTATTTCTCACTGTCCCCAATGAAAACCAAGTAATCAGAGACCGCCCACGATGTTTGCCTTCCTACTAGTCTCatgggggtgagacgtagcccagaggcAAAGTGCTAGTAGTACGTGGGCCTATTGAGCcttaaaatatgcaaatgaggtcacgtgacctaggcgtggcctcttctgattggctgacctctaagcgtggtGTGATGTTACGGGGACGCTAACCTTAACCTACTTCGAGTACATAGACCTAACTGGGTTAATGACTTGGACAGCTGTGGAATGGGCTTGGGAACCTAACCTCTGATGTCGACCAGGTgtgtgttaaccgtcgggggttcctttgatgtaaagaaaacatatggtgaggaagtcgttaatgacggATCAGATGGCCAAATAGCGTGGGTTTTGTGAgtgtgttaaccgtcggggTTCCTTTGaaatacaggaaacagatggtgcggaagtcgGTAATGGCTATCATATGGCAGGATAGCGTGGGTTGAATGAGTGCATTAGCTGCCGGGGGTCGATGCATATGGTGCCGAAGTCGTTAATGGCTAacagatggcaagatagcgtgggtttaatcgttttgacgtgtgtgtgtgtgtgtgtcaaccaGATGTTAGTCTTGGTaacggggagtggaaaattccacgacgtttgaaacgtgcccatatatGGTCATGGCCATGAGTCATtccagaacgtgttcagacacgtcttgacctcgAGATAGAGTGTGACGTCATGTCAGAGACATGGCTGTACCCCACATTGTGATCGGCCTCATTAGTGTAGTggtggtagatactgggttcgtatccgggTATTAACTGATATTCGAACGTTTCACGCCTCCACTATCCCCAACTGTCATAAATAGCCCCAGATAGCTTAACtgcgtgtgtccaggatagcgtgttTAAACCGTAATGGATTATTGGATTAGTGTTAGACTGGAGAATCTCAACAACTAAGTACTAtccccactgtcctagacagccCCACCAGATAGCttaactctgtgtgtgtgtgtgtgtgtgtgtgtgtgtgtgtgtgtgtgtgtgtgttgtttgtgtgtgtacccaggatagCGTGATTGAATAGAGATAGAGgtacagaaaataaatataaacagtgTTCCATGTGCCAAATGCCCGACTATCTATGGTATTTATGGGATGTCGACACAAAGAAACATGTCGCGAatggctaatttaaaaaaaaaatctgatgatgtgtttattaattattgtaacgttcattggaagaaaatttgaaaattaaatttgGAAGAGAGTGAGAAATGCAAAATATGCTTACTGCATTAACTCGGCGAAAGGCAGACTAGCAGACGACACGCTCCGTGCTGTGCCAAGAGCTTAACGAGTATCGCGTGTCGatcaaagggaaataactgcattAAAAAATAGTGCTCGTATTACGACTCCAAGGTTTCTCCCCCTTAACATATAcgtttaagtatatatatatatatctgagaaaactgcactgaaaactttggaatgcacttaaaaatcggaaacttaacttttgctaaacattttgcttttagatgcaagcagttattatttttagtataaaacttaaaagttttGTCTGCTAGTAATAATAGATCAAttctgattcatgatgttgattGTTGAAGTGTTCGATGGAAACtgacgatgttgaaactgccatgctcccttttatagtcttctcagaaatgcttgtgccgGTTTTGACCCACGccagtctgctctcgtcgtttctTTTCCATGCCACTCTGTTCTCTGTTTCGGTTTCTGCTCTCCCACCTGTTGCGATGGGGAGATCATGACGACTTCTGATGTCAGGGGTTtgtcctctttttcttttttccacgtgggatcgtagagttctaaaCATCTATCCACgctgtacatcatctgacttttcccacctCGTTGCACTTGAAAATGTAAAGTTTGCCTTGGGCTTGCAATTTGTAAATGCGGGTCCACTTGTATGAAAAGTAGCACACACCCAAGTAATATgtgtttaatgtctgaacacattGTTAACGTAGGGACATCTCTGGGATAGCcagtaatgttccatcactggatcgtcCATCTTCTTCCATCCGTACACACGTAGTCTACAACAGTAACAGAtgatggcatcgtggtctcccgtgtagaagaaaccggccttgaCGAGTTCCCTCGGTCTCTGTTTCATCTGGAGAGGCCACCGAGCAAATGTGTAGAGTCGTCTGTAGAATCCTCTTATTTCGGGACGATGGCAGAACAAGTAATATCTCGAAAGGCCATTCCATTCGTCACCGGCGTCGTAGGCATCATCGTAGGGAGCCGAATCCGTTTTATATTCTCGAGC from Gigantopelta aegis isolate Gae_Host unplaced genomic scaffold, Gae_host_genome ctg5555_pilon_pilon:::debris, whole genome shotgun sequence includes the following:
- the LOC121366401 gene encoding E3 ubiquitin-protein ligase XIAP-like, whose translation is MASGYSRMDSSSSSSCSSSDDVLVCKCPERHTIKCKRVATKPEENYTDQTDAAREPGKIVDEEPMNTREHVDEEPMDQTDSAREYKTDSAPYDDAYDAGDEWNGLSRYYLFCHRPEIRGFYRRLYTFARWPLQMKQRPRELVKAGFFYTGDHDAIICYCCRLRVYGWKKMDDPVMEHYWLSQRCPYVNNVFRH